From the genome of Phytohabitans rumicis, one region includes:
- a CDS encoding isochorismatase family protein, translating into MKSALIVIDVQESFPRRPIWQAANHPDIVDRVDRLVAAERAAGGLVVWVLHAEPGTATVFDPASGYVRLMDGLKPDEGEPVITKTSINAFTTTNLQQVLTTRGVGELTVCGIKTEQCCETTTRVASDLGYEVTFAIDATATTPIPHWDAPADRTVAEILADPRTLSTDDIVSRTAYALAGRFATVRTVAELTGS; encoded by the coding sequence ATGAAGAGCGCACTCATCGTCATCGACGTGCAGGAGTCGTTTCCGCGGCGACCGATCTGGCAGGCGGCCAACCACCCGGACATCGTGGACCGGGTGGACCGGCTGGTGGCCGCCGAGCGGGCGGCGGGCGGCCTCGTCGTGTGGGTCCTGCACGCCGAGCCGGGCACGGCCACCGTCTTCGACCCGGCCAGCGGTTACGTCCGGCTGATGGACGGCCTCAAGCCCGACGAGGGTGAGCCGGTCATCACGAAGACCTCCATCAACGCGTTCACCACCACGAACCTCCAGCAGGTGCTGACGACCCGCGGGGTGGGTGAGCTGACCGTGTGCGGCATCAAGACCGAGCAGTGCTGCGAGACCACCACGCGGGTGGCGTCCGATCTGGGGTACGAGGTGACGTTCGCGATCGACGCGACGGCGACCACGCCGATCCCGCACTGGGACGCGCCCGCCGACCGCACGGTCGCCGAGATCCTGGCCGATCCGCGGACCCTCTCGACGGATGACATCGTGAGCCGGACGGCGTACGCGCTGGCGGGCCGGTTCGCCACCGTTCGCACCGTGGCGGAGCTGACCGGATCGTGA
- a CDS encoding LysR family transcriptional regulator, which produces MDPHLLRTFVTVAGCGSFSGAARQLGYTQSAVSQHVAALEEDLGATLLHRRPVVPTEAGVRLLDHAGPILLRLDAARADVRRTAAEAAGRLIFGATPLALAYPMSLAVARLRRSMPGLDVTLRVAGRAAVVTGVAAGELDLGLVDGVAAPTDPLRLPDAGALTTVRVAEEPCGVFLPADHPLAARSGLRLGDLVEARWIDAPDVGAPLADLRAAAGVDGVRAAFRYEGTDVASLLTLVAAGHGLAILPMRTHPGVRAVPIVEPRLVHRIELLHGHLAGPAEALTRSVRSGA; this is translated from the coding sequence GTGGATCCGCACCTCCTGCGTACGTTCGTGACCGTTGCCGGCTGCGGCTCCTTCTCGGGCGCGGCCCGTCAGCTCGGCTACACGCAGTCGGCGGTCTCGCAGCACGTCGCCGCGCTCGAAGAGGACCTGGGCGCGACGCTGCTGCACCGCCGGCCGGTGGTGCCCACGGAGGCGGGCGTGCGCCTGCTCGATCATGCCGGCCCGATCCTGCTGCGGCTGGACGCGGCGCGGGCGGACGTCCGGCGCACCGCCGCGGAGGCCGCCGGGCGGCTCATATTCGGTGCCACGCCACTGGCCCTGGCGTACCCGATGAGTCTGGCCGTGGCCCGGCTCCGGCGGTCGATGCCCGGCCTCGACGTGACGCTGCGCGTGGCTGGCCGTGCGGCGGTCGTCACCGGTGTCGCGGCGGGCGAGCTCGACCTCGGCCTGGTCGACGGCGTGGCCGCGCCCACCGATCCGCTGCGGCTGCCGGACGCCGGGGCGTTGACCACGGTACGGGTGGCGGAGGAGCCGTGTGGCGTGTTCCTGCCGGCGGATCATCCGCTGGCCGCGCGGTCCGGCCTGCGGCTGGGTGACCTGGTCGAGGCGCGCTGGATCGACGCGCCGGACGTGGGGGCGCCGCTGGCCGACCTGCGGGCGGCGGCCGGGGTGGACGGCGTGCGCGCCGCGTTCCGGTACGAGGGCACCGATGTCGCGAGCCTCCTCACGCTGGTCGCGGCCGGGCACGGGCTTGCGATCTTGCCGATGCGGACGCACCCCGGTGTCCGCGCGGTGCCGATCGTCGAGCCGCGGCTGGTGCACCGGATCGAGCTGCTGCACGGACACCTGGCCGGGCCGGCGGAAGCGCTGACCAGATCGGTCCGCTCCGGGGCATGA